DNA from Drosophila busckii strain San Diego stock center, stock number 13000-0081.31 chromosome 2R, ASM1175060v1, whole genome shotgun sequence:
CTGCTTGCAGTGATAACGTTAGCTGTCTTTTTACGTTTTCGTTGTGGGCAGTGACAACTACACTGCACTTTGATTGCTTAGCATGCTAATTCTGtgtgttttataaatatttgcataatgtGCATTAAGAATTCTTCATAAACTTACCATTTTTGtgagttgtttgtttttttttttttgcagcaacttGTCACTGCTGATGTGCGATAGTGTCTAACTGCTACTTAAGCCGTAGCAAGAGTAGTCGTGACTTGTAACGAGTTATGCTTcttgtatttcttttatttattgtatttaatttattaatatatctataaaataacattaagaatttataaataaatcgatGAAAAGCTTTTAAGACTAGCcactatatttaaattgtgctaCCTTAAATTTGTGACGTCATCAAAGGTGGTGCTGCCAACCTGTCGCAATATCGGTACAAGAAGTGACAGTACTGTGCATCCACAACATTTTACGCGCCCAAtaacattttgaatttgcaatgaaacacatttgatttttttagaaacattttctttatttattttctgcaAACCAATGTACGAAATTAAATTGTCTCAATGCATTACTTTCTccatatgtttataaataagctaCATTGAATGTctgtttaatttagttttacacTGATTGGTGGTTGTGATTtcattatgtatgtatgttttttaattatatttggtTTTTCTTAGCATTCGCTTTCGCTTTTCTTTCGCTATAGtttctcatatttttatatatataattacgcatatgtatattatctttatatatatatatatatagctacgTACATAGATGTTATCATTAAGCTACAAAATCATAGTCATAAGATGAATACAAATTTGCTCTTTAATCGTTTcgttttacatttgttttcaaCAGGCTAAGTTAGTtgttttgttatgcttttatgtttgttaGCTTCTTAAAAATTTCGCTATGGGattgtttaattgcttaagttgtttgttggtttttgtcTTTTCGCtagttgctgtttgtttgttgttgctgctgctgctaggtTTACATccataatataaattgttaaaaatcgCTCACATGTTTCAATTCTGTTTCAGCGCGTGTTccatgtgtttgtttgtatgtgtaaagtagtgtatacaaaagtttaattagGCAGGCAGGTGTAAATGACAAGagtttgtgtatttgtgtgtatctTAACTTACAAGCTATTACACGCTACACATTCAATAACTTaccatttaaatatgtttctCATTTCGCAACtaacttttgtatttgttgttcatgttgttgtcttttgttaATAGAACTTCCAGGAAGTGTTAAGTATTTAATCATTAAGTACAGAATGTACAGTTATAGTTATTTTCTTTAAGGTACTGGCAATGCGAAAAATGAAAGTAATGCCAATATGCATTttcttgcgtgtgtgtgtgtgtgtttagttgtgtatgtgtgtgtcttacAAAAATGTGGCAGCTCTGCACATAAAGcgtaatgtttatttaaatataaagcgttcgaaaaaaaaacagatgGAAGCATTTCAACTTTCTAATGGACATAAAACATTGTGCACATTCTGCAAACATTTCttaatttcgtttttgttttgttttttcagtTAAatcgcttgttttgttttttctttataaatctttgctaaagttatatataaactaatcCGTTCTGATAGTATTGACAGTCACAGGCTATTTGAAGCATGCCTTtcgtatgtatatatctatatatgcatttgtatacactcaatatgtttgttttgtatataatatgtagTATGAGTTACTTAGTTTCATTTTCATCTCTCTTGGCGTAAAAAAATTCCCCGTACCGTCtcaaaattgatttcatttacgtgttttcttttaaaagCGTCTTTgtacaaaaacataaaaggtaaagtagtttttttttttttagatttttgttcgttttttgttgtataatcaaataaaaacataacatttaaactattttttttttttttggttttatataaaagtctTGAGGCGTTAGTGCAGTAGCAGTGTTCATAGTAATCCTGTTTCAACGTTGTGAGCCGTGCCCAGCGTGTTGGGATCAAAGTTAAGCTTTTCGCCAGCCAAAACTATTTCCGATATGCAGCCAATAATGCCGCTAAAATAGCGCTGATGTGTAAAATACGATACATCGGGCATGCCAcctacaaaaaaatgtatatacattagcatatatataatttatatttaagagtCGTTTAGCGCTAATGTACTTACCCACATAGAGACCAGTGTCGGTGTTCAGTTGCCGCAGCTTGCCGGGCGCACGCAGCGTTAATGTTTTGCGTCCATCCACCTCCAGATAGCCCTCTTGGGAGTTtctgtaaatttatatattgttaaaataaactcataagcaattagcatttaaattataccTGATTGCTCTAACGCGATGCCATAGCCCATCGCTGACTTTGGTGCCATTGAAGCGTATATCCAGCTCACCAGCGCCCAGATCATAGCGAAAATGTAAATATCtataacagaaaataaaagcacacaGAGCAAATGTAGATTCGATCGATAACTGTTATGTCGTGCATGTTGTGTTAAGTAACAGAGACTTAACAGCAAGTGGCGTTTAACTTATGTTAACTTACCCATTTTCAATACCCAACGACAAATAATCATCATGCTGCTCTGTGGTGCCCTGACGTCCTGTCCACAATATAATGCCGTTCTCTGAATGCGTTTTAATGCGCAAGTTTAAGTCAATGTTGTAGCTGATGACCTGGTTCATGGTCTCCGCATCGTTGTAATGGAAATAACTGTCCGTGCCGGCAAAGCACGCGCCAAAATTCTTGCGCACGCTTTGCACCTGCGTCTGATGCTCGGCGGACAAATCAAATTTCTTCAAAAGACTCCAGTCCGTATGGGTTTGGGGTGTGCTTGCGGGCAGCACTAAAGCTGGCGCTGATTTCAGCACGGGTGTCAGTAGCTCATCATCGATGTAGTCGTCGCCGTATTGCGGTGCtggtgtttgcttttggttttgatGCTGGGCGTGTGCGTGGGTGTTGGACATAATACGCTGCATATCCTGCGCAAGCTGTTTGCGCTGATAGTCCTCAGTGCCGTCAGTGTCATCGAACAGTGATTCATCAAAGACAAAAGCATTGGCATCCGCATCGGCATCGCCATCTgcatccgcatccgcatcTGCATCAGCTTCTGCATAGTTGGCCACTTGACTGGCAGCGGCATCAGCATAttcttgctcttgctcctgctgctgcagactgGCCACCCAATCATTGTTATCGTCAAAGGTAAGTATATCGCTATCCGGATTTGTCTGAAAACTTTCATAGTGCGTGGGCAGCCGGCTGAGCTTGTGGGCAAACACATTCGGTTTCTGATGATGCTCATGCTTGCTTATGTGGCTTTTCAGACGCGGTGcaggcaaagcagcagcgatggGGGGACTAGGAGCTGTCTGCTTCTCATGCACAAACCGAAATATGATATCATCTTCGATTTCCGGCTTGGCTGtgcttgtcgttgttgttgtagttgaagttgttgctgttgttgtgctgctgctgctgctgctgctgctgatggtggtggcagctgttgttgtcgccgtTGCTGtagtgtgctgctgctgcttgtgtagACTCTTGTGCTTTGTGGCATGCTTCTTATGCACATGCAACGGCTTCTTAGCCAAGTCAATGGCTTTGTGTTGTTTGCTCAGCTTGGGCAGCTGCTCGGGTGGCACTTCGGCCGCCTTGTTGCAGCGCTCGTTGTGTATGCTGCAACGACACTCGTAGCTCTCCATTTGCGGCACACACTCCGCCAATGGGCCGCAAGGACGCGCCACACAGGCATGCGGACAATTGGCGATATTACTGCCACCCAAAGCCTCAGACACAATGCCCAACGAGTGCCCATTGATGTCAATCTGGGAAGGTAAAATCCATTGTTATAACTTGAACTTGCTTATTGCCTGTCGATGCCTGTCACACTTACGCGCTGTATGCAGCCCACAAAGAAGGACTTGTACTTGAGATCCAATGGCAAGCGGTCCACATGATTGACACCGCCCACAAAAAGATTCTGCGCCAGCGACAAGTGCCAAAAGCCATTCGTTGAAATGGTCATGACCTCCTGATGTTGATCAAGCTGTTacgtaataaatttaataaatttctcaaTTCTCTAGCCGCTTGCTTACCTTAAGCACCGCTAATCTGGCAGTGCGTGAGATCTTTATGGTGTGCCATTGACCCAAACTTAGAGCATGCTCACTCCTGCAAACAAAGTATTTAAGACAAATTACTAATGATaatcaaaatcaacaaaacCTACCGCACAGCAGCTGGACCACTGcccaaatcaaatgcaaactCCACAAAACCATTGTgcaaatataaagcaataaaatcacCGCGTTGCTCTGGACCCGAGTAAAGTATCAAGCCATCCAGCTGCTCCGGCTTTAGTATAACCTTGAGCTCCAACCAGATGAGCGCGCTGTCGCCCAGCGGCGCATAGCGCAAAAATGAGGAGCC
Protein-coding regions in this window:
- the LOC108597202 gene encoding uncharacterized protein LOC108597202 — translated: MSTSKQPQRQRLQQQQEQHQQSAHQRLYGHCYGHGFVWLLLLSLLGHQHFVVASVSTIVEQEEAAFQGHCGHTSPCEQLCYEIHDGMYECDCIEGYELNKNGYSCQVINTTSSGGNGGGKSDEDVLYQKGASFSAKLANEGPDSDAKSLYAAEQDLEADADLGSDSYDYNDEQQQRQQQQQEKQQQNVNSNDYYISAESINFNSENDNQELYGTDFKVAASDSSSKNNISSTTSTTTTTTTTPKSAQRQVIDYAETDMDAAAAGGGGDDDDDVDEYYSYKSDMSIYDDVNNNQLNLRRNSNSNIQTYQQTSNNNNNNNNNNNNKSNKHNNSNKVVMHINNKIAAKSNISAVLANIPVNTESSSDSSSPPCNLECGTEGICALDATPASVRCLCPFGKTGNGCQEDIKAHVPRFAKRSWLAFAALHGAYKHVQLRLEFRPESFDGIILLSGERDDLTGDFMALLLNKGFVEFWFDCGSGVGSVRSRETIMLNEWNSVIIYRHRWDAWLVLNHGTKVQGRSNGLFSRITFREPVFLGGIGNITGLAKRLPLAEGFAGCIRRFVANEHDYKFTEHPLGDVINGFDIQDCSTDKCVRYPCQHGGKCLPTDEGAVCLCPIGFVGDLCEIRMDLQVPAFNGSSFLRYAPLGDSALIWLELKVILKPEQLDGLILYSGPEQRGDFIALYLHNGFVEFAFDLGSGPAAVRSEHALSLGQWHTIKISRTARLAVLKLDQHQEVMTISTNGFWHLSLAQNLFVGGVNHVDRLPLDLKYKSFFVGCIQRIDINGHSLGIVSEALGGSNIANCPHACVARPCGPLAECVPQMESYECRCSIHNERCNKAAEVPPEQLPKLSKQHKAIDLAKKPLHVHKKHATKHKSLHKQQQHTTATATTTAATTISSSSSSSSTTTATTSTTTTTTSTAKPEIEDDIIFRFVHEKQTAPSPPIAAALPAPRLKSHISKHEHHQKPNVFAHKLSRLPTHYESFQTNPDSDILTFDDNNDWVASLQQQEQEQEYADAAASQVANYAEADADADADADGDADADANAFVFDESLFDDTDGTEDYQRKQLAQDMQRIMSNTHAHAQHQNQKQTPAPQYGDDYIDDELLTPVLKSAPALVLPASTPQTHTDWSLLKKFDLSAEHQTQVQSVRKNFGACFAGTDSYFHYNDAETMNQVISYNIDLNLRIKTHSENGIILWTGRQGTTEQHDDYLSLGIENGYLHFRYDLGAGELDIRFNGTKVSDGLWHRVRAIRNSQEGYLEVDGRKTLTLRAPGKLRQLNTDTGLYVGGMPDVSYFTHQRYFSGIIGCISEIVLAGEKLNFDPNTLGTAHNVETGLL